A genomic region of Paenibacillus sp. PL2-23 contains the following coding sequences:
- a CDS encoding genetic competence negative regulator, with protein sequence MKIERLSQDRIRIFLTFDDLLERGIQKDDMWREPPKLHELFLEMMEQAYTELGFDASGPLAVEVLAMPAQGMVIIVTRGKSNHAGDERSREEDELEDDIYDMEVTMEQSDIVMYAFRDFEDVISAAKQLISSSLTESGRLYSYSGRWILTIEPSQVDASKQQAVIALLAEYGEAISVTYAMLEEYGKVIMAEDAVRQVYNHFHY encoded by the coding sequence ATAGAATACGGATTTTCCTGACGTTCGACGACTTGTTGGAGCGGGGGATCCAGAAGGATGATATGTGGCGCGAGCCGCCTAAGCTGCATGAGCTGTTCCTGGAGATGATGGAGCAGGCCTACACGGAGCTGGGCTTCGACGCAAGCGGTCCTTTGGCGGTGGAAGTGCTGGCTATGCCAGCGCAGGGCATGGTCATTATAGTCACTCGCGGCAAGAGCAATCACGCGGGAGACGAACGCTCAAGAGAAGAGGACGAATTGGAAGACGATATATACGATATGGAAGTGACGATGGAGCAGAGCGACATTGTCATGTACGCTTTCCGGGACTTCGAGGATGTCATTTCGGCGGCCAAGCAATTGATCTCCTCCTCGCTTACGGAAAGCGGCAGACTGTATTCCTATAGCGGCAGGTGGATTCTCACGATTGAGCCGTCCCAGGTGGACGCGTCCAAGCAGCAGGCCGTCATCGCCTTGCTTGCGGAATACGGGGAAGCGATTTCCGTTACTTACGCCATGCTGGAGGAATACGGCAAGGTCATTATGGCGGAGGACGCAGTGCGTCAGGTGTATAACCATTTCCATTACTAA
- a CDS encoding Glu/Leu/Phe/Val dehydrogenase, translating to MSDVLHATQVVIEQALKRLGYGDDMIELLKEPIRLLTVRIPVRMDDGSTRVFTGYRAQHNDAVGPTKGGVRFHPGVTEKEVKALSIWMSLKCGIADLPYGGGKGGILCDPRKMSFRELERLSRGYVRAISQLVGPTKDIPAPDVMTNSQIMAWMMDEYSRIREFDSPGFITGKPLVLGGSKGRETATARGVVMMIHEGLRLKGIPVEQARIVIQGFGNAGSYLAKFMHEAGARVIGISDVNGALYNEEGLDIPHLLDRRDSFGNVTNLFPSTITNEQLLELDCDVLVPAAIENQITELNAGSIRASIVVEAANGPTTLEGTRILTDRGVLLIPDVLASAGGVIVSYFEWVQNNQGYYWDEDEIDRKLQMMMIRGFENVYDIHLTRKVDMRLAAYMAGVRKMAEAVRFRGWV from the coding sequence ATGAGCGACGTATTGCATGCCACGCAGGTAGTCATTGAACAAGCGCTGAAGAGACTGGGATACGGCGATGACATGATCGAGCTGCTCAAGGAGCCGATCAGGCTGCTGACGGTCCGTATTCCCGTTCGGATGGACGACGGCTCAACTCGCGTATTTACAGGCTATAGAGCTCAGCATAACGACGCGGTAGGCCCCACGAAGGGCGGCGTCCGGTTTCACCCCGGTGTAACGGAGAAGGAGGTTAAAGCGTTATCCATTTGGATGAGCCTGAAATGCGGCATCGCCGATCTCCCCTACGGCGGGGGCAAAGGCGGCATTCTGTGCGATCCCCGCAAAATGTCCTTCCGCGAGCTTGAACGGCTGAGCAGAGGCTATGTGAGAGCGATCAGCCAGCTGGTGGGGCCCACCAAGGATATCCCGGCTCCCGATGTCATGACCAATTCCCAGATTATGGCTTGGATGATGGATGAATACAGCCGCATTCGGGAGTTTGATTCCCCTGGCTTCATTACCGGCAAGCCGCTGGTGCTGGGAGGCTCCAAGGGCAGAGAGACGGCAACGGCGCGAGGCGTCGTGATGATGATTCACGAGGGTCTGAGGCTGAAGGGCATTCCCGTGGAGCAAGCGCGAATCGTCATTCAAGGCTTCGGCAATGCCGGCAGCTATCTTGCCAAATTCATGCATGAAGCGGGCGCTCGCGTAATAGGTATTTCCGATGTGAACGGAGCGTTGTATAATGAAGAGGGGCTCGACATTCCACATCTGCTGGATCGTCGGGATTCCTTCGGCAATGTAACGAATCTATTCCCCTCCACGATTACGAATGAGCAGCTGCTGGAGCTGGATTGCGATGTGCTTGTGCCGGCAGCGATCGAGAATCAGATTACGGAGCTTAACGCGGGAAGCATCCGCGCCTCGATTGTCGTGGAGGCGGCTAACGGCCCAACCACGCTGGAGGGGACCCGCATATTGACGGATCGCGGCGTGCTGCTTATCCCGGACGTACTCGCAAGCGCGGGCGGCGTTATCGTCTCGTATTTCGAATGGGTGCAGAACAATCAAGGGTATTATTGGGACGAAGACGAAATTGATCGCAAGCTGCAGATGATGATGATTCGAGGCTTCGAGAACGTATATGACATACATCTCACCCGTAAGGTCGATATGCGCCTGGCCGCTTATATGGCTGGCGTAAGGAAGATGGCGGAGGCGGTTCGCTTCCGGGGGTGGGTGTAA
- the prsW gene encoding glutamic-type intramembrane protease PrsW has translation MLLFSILAAAIAPGISLLTYLYLRDRYAPEPIHMVIRMFLLGVLVVVPIMVIQRGFQIWLGDTVFISAFVHSAFVEEFLKWFVLYHVIYNHTEFDEPYDGILYAASISLGFATMENVLYAMYSTTSIGSLIIRALLPVSGHALFGVMMGYYMGIAKFANSTRSKLYLAISLMLPFALHGLYDWIILTTRHDWIWFIVPFMLLLWIWGLYKMNRANASSPFRFMSREDEVKL, from the coding sequence ATGCTTTTATTTTCTATCTTAGCAGCGGCGATTGCTCCAGGCATATCGCTGCTTACTTATTTATATTTGCGGGATCGTTATGCACCTGAGCCCATTCATATGGTCATTCGAATGTTCCTGCTCGGCGTGCTGGTTGTGGTGCCGATCATGGTTATTCAGCGGGGCTTCCAGATTTGGCTGGGCGATACGGTGTTCATATCCGCGTTCGTGCATTCTGCGTTTGTGGAAGAATTTTTGAAGTGGTTCGTTCTCTATCACGTCATCTACAATCATACGGAATTCGACGAGCCCTATGACGGGATACTGTATGCGGCCTCCATCTCGCTGGGCTTTGCCACGATGGAGAACGTCCTGTACGCCATGTATTCCACGACGTCGATCGGGTCGCTCATTATTCGCGCGCTCCTTCCGGTGTCGGGCCACGCCTTGTTCGGCGTCATGATGGGTTATTATATGGGCATCGCGAAATTTGCGAATTCCACCCGATCGAAGCTGTACTTGGCCATTTCCTTGATGCTGCCGTTCGCTCTGCACGGGCTGTACGATTGGATCATTCTGACCACCCGGCATGACTGGATATGGTTCATCGTCCCCTTCATGCTTCTGCTGTGGATATGGGGGCTGTACAAGATGAATCGCGCCAACGCGAGCTCTCCGTTCCGTTTCATGAGCCGGGAGGACGAGGTTAAACTGTAA
- the ypeB gene encoding germination protein YpeB codes for MYRRLSSIMFPILVVMLIGTGYWGYQEHQEKNSILIKAENQYQRAFHDLTFHVEKLHEQLGNTLAVNSTSNDYHRKGLVNVWRLTSQAQNEISQLPLSYLPFNEAEDFLSRISNFAYKTAVRDLTKHPLSDSEYQTLQALYQKSDEIAKDLLSMQEDVLHNNLRWMDVEIAIAADQSESGNIIVDGLRGVNEKIGAYPELDWGPSVNSIYEKRTIKLLSGEQVSSEQVRQKAAEFMKIDPSQVNVTENGKGTEYSSYSAVVFPDDPSRKVQMDFTQRGGGQLIWFMKFRDLGPAKVSLEQAKAAADKLLEEHGFTNMRAVSYDMYDDSGTFTYVSTQNGVLIYPDRLTVKVALDNGEAVGLQASDYVYEHRERELPSPILGKDEARQAINPAMDISKVQLALIDGDLGEEVLCYEFTGQINGALYRIYINAESGIEESIELMNEGDRKASAG; via the coding sequence ATGTACCGTAGACTTAGCTCGATCATGTTCCCGATATTGGTTGTCATGCTGATTGGCACCGGATATTGGGGCTATCAGGAGCATCAGGAAAAAAACTCGATTCTTATCAAGGCGGAAAATCAATATCAGCGCGCCTTCCATGATCTGACCTTCCATGTGGAAAAGCTGCATGAGCAGCTTGGCAACACGCTGGCAGTCAATTCCACCTCCAATGACTATCACCGCAAGGGACTTGTGAACGTATGGCGGCTGACGAGCCAGGCGCAGAACGAGATCAGCCAGCTGCCGCTGAGCTATTTGCCGTTCAACGAAGCGGAGGACTTCTTGTCCCGCATCTCCAACTTCGCTTACAAAACGGCGGTTCGCGATCTAACCAAGCATCCATTGTCTGACAGCGAATATCAGACGCTTCAGGCGCTGTATCAGAAGTCGGACGAAATCGCCAAGGACCTGCTCAGCATGCAGGAGGACGTTCTCCATAACAATCTGCGGTGGATGGATGTGGAAATTGCCATTGCGGCGGATCAGTCGGAGAGCGGCAATATCATTGTGGACGGCCTGCGCGGCGTCAACGAGAAGATAGGCGCCTATCCCGAGCTGGATTGGGGTCCATCCGTGAACAGCATCTATGAGAAGCGCACGATTAAGCTGCTTAGCGGCGAGCAAGTATCCTCGGAGCAAGTGAGGCAGAAGGCAGCCGAGTTTATGAAGATTGATCCGTCACAGGTGAACGTCACGGAAAACGGAAAGGGAACCGAATACTCCTCCTATTCCGCTGTCGTGTTCCCTGACGACCCCTCCCGCAAGGTGCAGATGGACTTCACACAGCGCGGCGGGGGCCAGCTGATCTGGTTCATGAAATTCCGGGATCTGGGACCGGCGAAGGTGTCGCTGGAGCAAGCGAAAGCAGCCGCAGACAAGCTGCTGGAGGAGCATGGCTTCACGAACATGCGAGCGGTAAGCTATGATATGTACGATGATTCGGGCACCTTTACTTATGTAAGCACGCAGAACGGCGTTTTGATCTACCCCGACAGGCTGACGGTTAAGGTGGCGCTCGACAATGGGGAGGCTGTCGGCCTTCAGGCCAGCGACTATGTGTACGAGCACCGCGAGCGTGAGCTGCCAAGCCCGATTCTTGGCAAGGACGAGGCCCGGCAAGCCATCAATCCCGCAATGGACATCTCTAAGGTGCAGCTGGCGTTGATTGACGGAGACTTGGGCGAAGAGGTGCTCTGCTATGAATTTACGGGTCAAATCAACGGTGCGCTGTACCGCATCTATATTAACGCGGAGTCCGGCATCGAGGAGTCCATTGAGCTGATGAACGAAGGCGACCGGAAGGCTTCCGCAGGTTAA
- a CDS encoding flagellar brake domain-containing protein produces the protein MLPKVNQMLHYQIASSDEEEAALEYRSRIADEEDDSYLIEYPLNEKTGRPKRLFLGDELSVYFVSGEGVKHYFDSHVTGFMEDGLIRLVKIMKPDPERMTKVQRRSFLRMPATLDLAVKLSNLERFVCQTDDVGGGGISFICDPQWNIKQGSTLECWLLLPYKNGSLEHAPFQAEVVRINELETGRKQIMSKFVAINDTERGKIIRYCFEKQLEYRNR, from the coding sequence TTGCTGCCTAAGGTTAATCAGATGCTGCATTATCAGATCGCGTCGTCCGATGAAGAGGAAGCGGCGCTGGAATATCGTTCAAGGATTGCCGACGAGGAGGACGATTCCTACCTGATCGAATATCCGCTTAACGAGAAGACGGGACGACCGAAGCGCCTGTTCCTCGGCGATGAGCTGTCTGTTTATTTTGTATCGGGAGAAGGGGTCAAGCATTACTTCGACTCTCATGTGACTGGCTTCATGGAGGACGGCCTTATCCGTCTTGTCAAGATTATGAAGCCGGATCCGGAGCGCATGACCAAAGTGCAGCGCAGAAGCTTCCTTCGTATGCCCGCGACGCTGGATCTGGCCGTGAAGCTGTCGAATCTGGAGCGCTTCGTATGCCAGACGGACGATGTTGGGGGCGGGGGCATCTCATTTATCTGCGATCCCCAGTGGAACATCAAGCAAGGGTCCACGCTGGAATGCTGGCTGCTGCTGCCTTACAAGAATGGATCGCTTGAGCATGCTCCCTTCCAAGCCGAGGTGGTTCGCATTAATGAGCTTGAAACGGGACGCAAGCAGATCATGAGCAAGTTTGTGGCTATTAATGATACCGAGCGCGGGAAGATCATTCGCTACTGCTTCGAGAAGCAGCTTGAATACCGAAATCGATAA
- the cmk gene encoding (d)CMP kinase has product MALQDGDSDRINIAIDGPAGAGKSTVARMVAGQLGYVYIDTGAMYRAVTLSAQRQGITAKQDEALAQMLNELRIELEPSSNGQLIYVNGENVTQEIRSREVTRQVSYFAASGVVRQVLSGMQRELAVRKGVVMDGRDIGTHVLPDAELKVFLTASVQERAARRFKELPADQAVPLEQLEREIAERDSLDEQREISPLIKAKDAIELDSSHMTIDEVVAAIVKLGRTKLAEAK; this is encoded by the coding sequence GTGGCGTTGCAGGATGGTGACAGCGACCGAATCAACATCGCAATTGACGGGCCGGCTGGAGCCGGCAAGAGCACGGTCGCAAGAATGGTCGCCGGACAATTGGGGTATGTGTACATCGATACAGGCGCGATGTACAGGGCGGTGACGCTGAGCGCGCAGCGCCAAGGCATCACAGCCAAGCAAGATGAAGCTCTGGCTCAAATGCTGAATGAGCTCCGTATTGAACTGGAGCCCAGCTCGAACGGCCAATTGATCTATGTGAACGGCGAGAACGTCACGCAGGAGATCAGGTCGAGAGAGGTGACGCGCCAGGTGTCTTACTTCGCTGCAAGCGGAGTCGTGCGCCAGGTGTTAAGCGGCATGCAGAGAGAGCTAGCCGTCCGCAAAGGCGTTGTGATGGACGGACGGGATATCGGCACTCATGTGCTGCCGGACGCTGAGCTTAAGGTGTTCCTGACGGCATCTGTTCAGGAACGGGCCGCGAGACGGTTCAAGGAGCTGCCCGCCGATCAGGCCGTTCCGCTGGAGCAGCTGGAGCGGGAGATCGCTGAGAGGGACTCGTTGGACGAGCAGAGGGAAATATCGCCGCTTATTAAAGCGAAGGACGCCATAGAGCTGGACAGCAGTCATATGACGATCGATGAGGTTGTTGCCGCAATTGTGAAATTGGGCAGAACCAAATTAGCGGAGGCGAAGTAA
- a CDS encoding lysophospholipid acyltransferase family protein produces MLYVIFRFLLRVMYTVLFRLQAVGVDNIPKEGPVILASNHISNLDPPTIGVKVPRKVYFMAKEELFKIPVFGALIRSFGAFPVKRGGVSKDAIKSGIALLKAGNVMGIFPEGSRKTPGSAKKGTAMIAMRSGAVIVPVAIVGGYKLFRTTKAVYGKPIYLSEIIDESSPDALDQAMEVVMDRIRELSAQHS; encoded by the coding sequence ATGTTATACGTCATATTCCGCTTTTTGCTCAGGGTCATGTATACCGTACTGTTCCGGCTGCAGGCTGTAGGCGTGGACAACATTCCGAAGGAAGGTCCCGTCATATTAGCGTCGAACCACATCAGCAATCTGGATCCGCCCACCATCGGCGTAAAGGTGCCTCGCAAGGTATACTTTATGGCGAAGGAGGAGCTGTTCAAGATTCCCGTGTTCGGAGCGCTGATCCGCTCTTTCGGGGCGTTCCCCGTGAAGCGCGGAGGCGTCAGCAAGGATGCTATCAAGTCTGGCATCGCTCTGCTGAAGGCAGGCAATGTAATGGGTATATTCCCTGAGGGCTCGCGCAAGACCCCGGGCTCGGCCAAGAAAGGAACGGCAATGATCGCTATGCGCAGCGGCGCTGTCATTGTGCCCGTCGCGATTGTTGGCGGCTATAAGCTGTTCCGGACAACGAAGGCCGTATATGGCAAGCCCATCTATCTTTCCGAAATTATTGATGAATCATCGCCAGATGCGCTGGATCAAGCGATGGAGGTCGTGATGGACCGCATTCGCGAGCTGTCCGCGCAGCATTCATAA
- the rpsA gene encoding 30S ribosomal protein S1, with translation MSEEINVQDSVAEEVNQDAMDNFVSLKKGDSVKGTIVKIEDNQAYVSLGYKYDGVIPIRELSSVQLENATDAVQIGQEVELKVVSIDDNKESLVLSKRLVDGEKAWEELQGKFESGEVFEVVVADVVKGGLVADVGVRGFIPASMVERHFVEDFSDYKGRTLRVKVKELDLENKKVILSQKDVLDAEFEQNKQQVMNDLQAGQELEGTVQRLTPFGAFVDIGGVDGLVHVSELSWQHVAHPKDVVAEGQSVRVKVLKVDPAAGKISLSIKAAQPGPWDTAAGQFNVGDIVTGTVRRIVTFGAFVEIAPGVEGLVHISQIAHRHVATPFEVLKEGQEVKAKVLDFNPAEKRVSLSIKETEEAPEQPAQEAKSERAPRAPRAPKIEEINNPNVSLNSSSMSYSLGERFGDKLSKLK, from the coding sequence ATGTCAGAAGAGATCAATGTGCAGGACTCCGTTGCGGAAGAAGTGAACCAGGACGCGATGGACAATTTTGTATCTTTGAAGAAAGGCGACTCCGTTAAAGGTACAATCGTCAAAATCGAAGATAACCAAGCTTATGTAAGCCTTGGATATAAATACGACGGTGTCATCCCGATTCGCGAGCTGTCCTCCGTTCAGCTGGAGAACGCAACTGACGCGGTTCAAATCGGTCAAGAGGTCGAGCTTAAAGTAGTAAGCATCGACGACAACAAGGAAAGCCTGGTCCTCTCGAAGCGTCTGGTTGACGGTGAGAAGGCTTGGGAAGAGCTGCAAGGCAAATTCGAATCCGGCGAGGTATTCGAGGTTGTTGTGGCTGACGTTGTAAAAGGCGGTCTTGTGGCCGACGTTGGCGTGCGCGGATTTATTCCGGCATCCATGGTTGAGCGCCATTTCGTTGAAGACTTCAGCGATTACAAGGGCCGTACGCTTCGCGTTAAAGTGAAGGAGCTTGATCTGGAGAACAAGAAGGTTATTCTGTCCCAGAAGGATGTGCTTGACGCTGAGTTCGAGCAGAACAAGCAGCAAGTGATGAACGACCTGCAGGCTGGCCAAGAGCTGGAAGGCACTGTTCAGCGTCTGACTCCATTCGGCGCGTTTGTCGATATCGGCGGCGTTGATGGTCTGGTTCACGTATCCGAGCTGTCCTGGCAGCATGTTGCGCATCCGAAGGATGTTGTAGCTGAAGGCCAATCCGTTCGTGTCAAAGTACTTAAAGTTGACCCTGCCGCTGGCAAAATCAGCCTGAGCATCAAAGCGGCTCAGCCTGGTCCTTGGGATACGGCTGCTGGTCAATTCAACGTCGGCGACATCGTAACGGGTACAGTTCGCCGTATCGTAACATTCGGCGCCTTCGTTGAAATCGCGCCTGGCGTTGAAGGCTTGGTGCACATCTCCCAGATCGCGCATCGCCATGTTGCGACGCCGTTCGAGGTGTTGAAGGAAGGCCAGGAAGTGAAGGCGAAGGTTCTGGACTTCAACCCTGCGGAGAAGCGCGTCTCCCTCAGCATCAAGGAGACAGAAGAAGCGCCTGAGCAGCCAGCTCAGGAAGCGAAGTCCGAGCGCGCTCCACGTGCGCCTCGCGCACCGAAGATCGAAGAGATCAACAATCCGAACGTCAGCCTGAACAGCTCCAGCATGAGCTATTCCTTGGGCGAGCGCTTCGGCGACAAGCTTAGCAAGCTGAAATAA
- a CDS encoding YIEGIA family protein codes for MDFYEQNHHLISVLLGIAFGIIARLLMLKTDYRQYPTYPHGRIIHISLGVIAAALGAVAVPALYNKDYTAITFLTLAASQFRDVRKMERETLTKIDSLELVSRGATYIEGIAMVFEGRNYLVIMSALLTSLFAIMLNFWFGIAAGLVTLLIVLKLKSGKSISHIAAVEQGEVRVDGPDLFVDDIYIMNVGLKANQDIIASRGVGYIITPFNANGKVTISNLGQRQAILYDLATILGVFRDDGEPALIPMAKLDMKDGRLAVFLLPQEKDPGKGKEIVLRVPILESAVRMPTEARVNQGGGEGHG; via the coding sequence ATGGATTTTTATGAGCAGAATCATCATTTGATCAGTGTGTTGCTCGGCATCGCCTTCGGCATTATCGCCAGATTGTTAATGCTCAAGACGGATTACAGGCAATATCCGACGTATCCGCACGGCAGAATCATCCATATCTCCCTTGGCGTCATCGCTGCCGCTTTAGGCGCGGTAGCGGTGCCAGCCCTGTACAATAAGGATTATACGGCCATTACTTTTCTGACACTGGCGGCGTCTCAATTCCGGGATGTGCGCAAGATGGAGCGGGAGACACTGACCAAGATCGACAGCCTTGAGCTGGTCAGCCGAGGCGCTACATATATAGAAGGGATTGCCATGGTATTCGAAGGCCGTAATTATCTGGTGATCATGTCCGCGCTTTTGACCAGTCTGTTCGCCATTATGCTGAACTTCTGGTTCGGCATCGCGGCTGGGCTTGTCACGCTGCTGATTGTGCTCAAGCTGAAATCCGGCAAGTCGATCTCCCATATTGCCGCTGTTGAGCAGGGAGAGGTCAGGGTCGACGGTCCGGATCTGTTCGTGGACGATATCTATATTATGAATGTGGGTCTTAAGGCCAATCAGGATATTATCGCAAGCCGGGGCGTCGGCTACATTATTACTCCCTTCAATGCCAATGGCAAAGTAACCATTAGCAATCTCGGTCAGAGACAGGCCATTCTATATGACCTTGCCACTATATTAGGCGTATTCCGGGATGACGGGGAGCCTGCTCTTATCCCCATGGCGAAGCTGGATATGAAGGATGGAAGGCTGGCGGTATTCCTGCTCCCTCAAGAGAAGGACCCCGGCAAGGGCAAAGAAATTGTGCTGCGGGTGCCCATCCTGGAATCTGCGGTGAGAATGCCAACCGAGGCTCGGGTCAATCAGGGAGGAGGAGAGGGGCATGGCTAG
- the der gene encoding ribosome biogenesis GTPase Der, translated as MARPVIAIVGRPNVGKSTIFNRVIGDRLAIVEDKPGVTRDRLYGTGEWNGKPFSIIDTGGIEIDGEDEIMKSVRMQAELAVEEADVIIFMVDAKSGLTHADDEVAQMLFRSRKPVVVAVNKVDNENRMDEVYEFYGLGFGQPIPISGSHGLGIGDLLDAATDLLPELEDDGYDEDVIRVALIGRPNVGKSSLVNALLGEDRVIVSNVAGTTRDAIDTPFEHDGQRYVLIDTAGMRKRGKVYESTEKYSVMRAMKAIERADVVLVLINGEEGIIEQDKHIAGYAHEAGKASIFVVNKWDTVEKDDKTMAHFTGKIRDHFLFMTYAPVVFLSALTKQRLHKLLPVVNHVSEQHAMRIQTHLLNDVVSDAVAINPPPSDKGKRLRINYVTQVATKPPTIVCFVNDPDLMHFSYERYLENKIRAAFDFEGTPLRIFTRRKSDED; from the coding sequence ATGGCAAGACCCGTTATTGCCATTGTCGGTCGTCCAAATGTGGGGAAATCTACGATTTTCAACCGTGTTATTGGCGACAGACTGGCTATCGTTGAGGATAAACCAGGCGTAACCCGCGACCGTCTCTACGGCACGGGGGAGTGGAACGGCAAGCCGTTCAGCATTATCGATACGGGTGGTATCGAAATTGACGGCGAAGATGAAATTATGAAATCGGTGCGGATGCAGGCGGAGCTTGCCGTGGAAGAGGCGGACGTCATCATCTTTATGGTGGACGCCAAAAGCGGCTTGACCCATGCCGACGACGAGGTTGCGCAGATGCTGTTCCGTTCACGCAAGCCTGTCGTGGTAGCGGTGAACAAGGTGGACAACGAAAATCGTATGGACGAGGTGTACGAGTTCTATGGGCTTGGCTTCGGTCAGCCGATTCCAATCTCGGGCTCTCATGGTCTTGGCATTGGCGATCTGCTGGACGCCGCCACGGATCTGCTGCCGGAGCTGGAGGATGACGGCTACGATGAGGACGTCATTCGAGTTGCACTCATTGGGCGTCCGAACGTTGGCAAGTCGTCGCTTGTGAACGCTCTGCTGGGCGAGGACCGCGTTATTGTCAGCAATGTAGCAGGCACAACGCGAGACGCAATCGACACGCCGTTCGAGCATGACGGCCAGCGCTACGTGCTGATTGACACAGCCGGCATGCGCAAGCGCGGCAAGGTGTACGAGTCAACGGAAAAGTACAGCGTCATGCGTGCGATGAAAGCGATTGAGCGGGCAGACGTCGTGCTTGTTCTCATTAACGGCGAAGAAGGCATTATCGAGCAGGACAAGCATATTGCCGGCTATGCCCATGAAGCGGGCAAGGCATCCATCTTTGTTGTGAACAAATGGGATACTGTCGAGAAGGACGATAAGACGATGGCTCATTTTACAGGGAAGATTAGGGATCACTTTCTGTTCATGACGTACGCGCCGGTTGTCTTCCTGTCCGCGCTTACGAAGCAGCGCCTACATAAGCTTCTGCCTGTCGTGAATCATGTATCCGAGCAGCACGCGATGCGCATTCAGACCCATCTGCTGAACGATGTTGTGTCGGATGCCGTAGCGATCAATCCGCCGCCTTCCGACAAGGGCAAGCGGCTTCGCATCAACTATGTGACGCAGGTGGCGACCAAGCCTCCGACGATCGTATGCTTTGTCAACGATCCGGACCTGATGCATTTCTCGTACGAACGTTATTTGGAAAATAAAATTCGCGCGGCATTCGATTTCGAAGGTACGCCACTTCGCATCTTCACGCGGCGCAAATCCGATGAAGACTAG
- the plsY gene encoding glycerol-3-phosphate 1-O-acyltransferase PlsY — translation MLLDIVAVALSYLIGSVSFSIVIAKWIKGIDIRQHGSGNAGATNTLRVLGKGPGILVFALDIAKGVLAVYLGYTLGDNGWIPVLCGLAAIIGHNWPIWFRFKGGKGIATTIGVIATLAFFPALYAGLIAILVIVITRYVSLGSLIFAGLLPVFIVLLQHSWPLFSAALAIAIFAFVRHRSNIVKLLQGTENKLGAKKEA, via the coding sequence TTGCTACTGGATATTGTCGCGGTTGCGCTCAGTTATTTGATCGGTTCGGTATCATTCAGCATCGTCATTGCGAAGTGGATCAAAGGCATTGACATCCGCCAGCATGGCAGCGGGAACGCGGGAGCTACCAATACGCTGCGCGTGCTTGGCAAAGGCCCCGGGATTCTAGTATTCGCATTGGATATTGCAAAAGGCGTGCTGGCTGTCTACCTCGGCTACACGCTGGGGGATAACGGGTGGATTCCCGTGCTGTGCGGCTTGGCAGCCATCATCGGCCACAATTGGCCGATCTGGTTCAGATTCAAGGGCGGCAAAGGCATCGCCACAACAATTGGGGTTATTGCGACCCTGGCGTTTTTCCCTGCCCTGTACGCGGGTCTAATCGCTATATTGGTTATTGTTATTACTCGTTACGTATCGCTGGGCTCGTTGATCTTCGCGGGACTGCTGCCCGTCTTTATCGTCTTGCTTCAACATTCCTGGCCGTTGTTCAGCGCGGCGCTTGCGATCGCGATTTTTGCTTTTGTTCGGCATCGGTCGAATATCGTTAAGCTGCTGCAAGGGACGGAGAACAAGTTAGGGGCTAAGAAGGAGGCATAA